One window of Maribacter dokdonensis DSW-8 genomic DNA carries:
- a CDS encoding transglutaminase-like domain-containing protein — MDYLSPTYFFDFESEEIQAIISEFKDASLSQKEIAIGLYIKVRDHWRYDPYNLSFNKEKYRASEIAKRSKGHCVDKSIILIACLRAMGIPARIHLAKVKNHIAVDRLIEKFGSNELTPHGMVDAFIANKWLKLSPTFNASLCEMLHVAPLDFDGENDAVLQAFNKEGTQFMEYLEDYGHFEDVPVAFMAQNAREHYPKIFDNGTNQTEFQL; from the coding sequence ATGGATTACCTTTCCCCTACTTACTTTTTTGATTTTGAAAGTGAAGAAATTCAGGCCATTATTTCAGAATTTAAAGATGCTTCTTTGTCACAAAAAGAAATAGCCATTGGCTTATACATCAAGGTGAGAGACCATTGGCGCTATGACCCCTACAACTTAAGCTTTAACAAGGAGAAATACAGAGCCAGTGAAATTGCGAAACGCAGCAAAGGACACTGCGTTGACAAATCGATCATACTGATTGCTTGTTTACGTGCCATGGGCATACCGGCAAGAATACATTTGGCGAAAGTTAAAAACCATATTGCGGTAGACCGCCTAATTGAAAAATTTGGATCCAACGAATTAACTCCGCACGGTATGGTAGATGCTTTTATAGCAAACAAATGGCTTAAACTCTCCCCCACTTTCAATGCCTCTTTATGCGAAATGCTGCATGTTGCCCCTTTAGATTTTGACGGGGAAAATGATGCCGTTCTACAGGCTTTCAATAAAGAAGGTACCCAGTTTATGGAATATTTGGAAGATTATGGTCATTTTGAAGACGTACCCGTAGCATTTATGGCACAAAATGCCCGTGAACACTACCCCAAAATATTTGATAACGGTACCAACCAGACCGAGTTTCAATTGTAA